One region of Juglans regia cultivar Chandler chromosome 4, Walnut 2.0, whole genome shotgun sequence genomic DNA includes:
- the LOC109019753 gene encoding probable carboxylesterase 15: protein MAPNQSIVEEVTGWLRVFADGTADRTWTGPPEVEFMMKPVPPHREFVDGVATHDVVVDTNSGLAVRIYIPEKNMIDTQDKNKLPLLLQFHGGGFCISRADWFMYYHFYARLVRTARAICVSVYLPLAPEHRLPAACDEAYAAFRWLLAVARGESSEPWLETYADFARVFLVGDSTGGNLVHQLSARTGDTDTDPVHLSGGVLLHPGFLRAEPSKSFLETPETPLLTREMVNKFIGLALPIGSTKDHPITCPMGSLAPPLAGLKLPPFLVVVAENDLLRDSELEYCKAMEAAGKDVEVLMNHGMGHSFYFNKLAIDMDPETAAQADKLIEAITNFISRH from the coding sequence ATGGCTCCCAACCAGTCCATCGTTGAAGAGGTTACCGGCTGGCTGCGTGTTTTCGCTGATGGTACAGCCGACCGCACCTGGACCGGACCGCCGGAGGTTGAGTTCATGATGAAACCCGTTCCACCTCATCGAGAATTCGTTGATGGAGTTGCAACTCACGACGTGGTGGTCGATACAAACAGCGGTCTCGCCGTTCGGATTTATATCCCGGAAAAGAACATGATCGATACCCAGGACAAGAACAAGCTTCCCCTCCTCCTTCAATTTCATGGGGGCGGCTTCTGCATCAGCCGTGCTGATTGGTTCATGTACTACCACTTCTATGCACGCCTCGTGCGCACGGCACGAGCCATCTGTGTCTCTGTCTACCTTCCACTCGCTCCCGAGCACAGGCTCCCAGCTGCATGCGATGAAGCTTACGCTGCCTTCCGTTGGCTTCTTGCCGTGGCTCGGGGTGAATCTTCGGAACCGTGGCTCGAGACTTACGCTGATTTTGCACGAGTCTTTCTCGTCGGGGATAGCACAGGTGGGAATTTGGTGCATCAATTGTCGGCAAGAACAGGGGATACTGATACAGACCCCGTCCATCTCTCGGGAGGTGTACTTTTACACCCGGGCTTTCTAAGAGCCGAACCGAGCAAGTCATTTTTGGAAACACCCGAAACGCCATTGCTAACACGTGAAATGGTGAATAAATTCATCGGCTTGGCATTGCCTATTGGGAGTACGAAGGATCATCCGATTACGTGCCCAATGGGCTCGCTGGCGCCCCCGCTCGCCGGCCTTAAGCTGCCTCCGTTTCTGGTTGTGGTGGCGGAGAATGACCTCCTTCGAGACTCGGAGTTGGAGTATTGCAAGGCCATGGAGGCGGCCGGCAAGGACGTAGAGGTTTTGATGAATCATGGGATGGGTCACAGCTTCTATTTCAACAAGTTAGCCATTGACATGGATCCGGAGACTGCGGCTCAAGCGGATAAGCTAATTGAAGCAAttacaaactttattagcaGGCATTAG